The Populus alba chromosome 6, ASM523922v2, whole genome shotgun sequence genomic interval TTAGGAATGACCCATTGAATATCTTAACCCATTCGTGGTTTAGAACAAATCAACAGAAGTCCTTCTGAAACTTTACCGACAACCTTCGAAAACTATCTTCAACTTCAGTGGCACAAAAGTTAAAGATTTTTGCTTAACCTGGTGAGAACTGGTTGCAGGTTGAGGTATTGTGCTGCATAAGGCACCCTAACATGGTTCTCCTCCTGGGAGCCTGCCCTGAGTATGGATGCTTAGTATATGAGTTTATGGCCAATGGAAGCTTAGAAGACCGTCTCTTTTGCAGAGGAAACACTCCACCTTTGTCATGGCAGCTAAGGTTTCGAATTGCAGCTGAAATTGGCACCGGCTTGCTGTTCCTCCACCAAACTAAACCCGAGCCACTCGTACACCGTGATCTAAAACCTGCCAACATCTTGCTTGACCGCAACTTCGTGAGCAAGATCAGTGATGTAGGGTTGGCCAGGCTCGTCCCACCATCAGTTGCTGACAATGTGACTCAATACCGCATGACATCCACAGCTGGCACTTTCTGCTATATAGATCCTGAGTATCAGCAAACAGGCATGCTAGGCATAAAGTCAGATATATACTCTCTAGGGATCATGTTTCTACAAGTATTAACAGCGAAGCCGGCCATGGGACTGACTCACCACGTTGACAGGGCACTTGAAAAGGGCACTTTTGCTCAGATGCTGGATCCAGCAGTGCCTGATTGGCCACTTGAAGAGGCAACATTGTTTGCCAAGCTGGCACTCAAGTGTGCAGAGTTAAGGCGGAAAGACAGGCCTGATCTAGGCAAGGTTGTCCTGCCAGAACTTAAGAGAATGAGAGCATTTGCTGAAGAAACTATGCACCACTCATTGTCATCGGCTAGCCCAGCTGCACGCTCTCCAAAGTTTAGCCAAGTTTCAATGCAGCTAGTAAGCTCACTAGAATTAATTCTGCATTAAATTAAGCCGCTAgattaagagaaaaattaacattaactaACGATTATTGTTTTTCGCAGAATGACCATCCTTCTTCAAGATCCGAAGTAAGCTCGAGAAGCCCTCCATCCCTTGCATGAAACGCAACCAAAGAGCAAGGACTCTAACAATAGAGGGAATTAAAAACATGGGAGTAACTATTTTTGATACTGTGTAGATAATATAAACCAAGAAGAGGTCGTaactatacatttttttttcttatgtttcaaATGCCATAAATTAGTGGTCCAAACGCTTCCAATTGCCAAGGAAGAAGTGGCTAGCAAAGAGCTTCATTAAGTTTGTAAATCTTTTTGCAGTATTCCTGTAATTCGATTTGCTGTAAAGGTACCCCTCATTGGTACGAACACAATGACATATCACAAAAAGATCAGTCcatcaaatttgatttgatgtaATGTAATCTACTTTCAGTAGAACATGATTATGAGGTCTCTTGCTCCTCCGCTCCTTCTCCATGACCATAGCGGCTGCTCTCATTTCTGCAGGGACTTTCCTTTTAGGTGAGTTTGGATCACTTTTGAGTAATATAGTAGGTGGGCTtggacttgatttatttttgccAATCAATATCCCAAGCTTCCTCTTGAAGCTAAAAACTGTTTTGACTTCTTATTCCATGAAAATCAAGCATTTGCTGTCTTTAGTGGGTGTGaaactgttttttaaaagtgaatttgataggaaaaaacattaaattaatatttttttttataaatttgatatgttaatgttaaaataaattgaaaaattattttaatatatttttaaacaaaaaattattaaaaaaaaaaccatacacaAGCAAACATggatgattaaattaaaaagaaatggttTTATTAAAGCAACTTAGATGAATCATTTGGTAATAACAAGTTGGCATTTAGAATCTTCACTTCACGTTATTTTTGTTGTGAAAAACATTTGCATGCaattattgatgaatattataataaaatttaaaaacataaatttaatataatttaacacacactaattttttattatatcaaaataagattatataatatatatttataatatacgctaaaccatctaaaaaatccttatcatttaaaaagcattaatatttttttaataccccCTTTCCACTTCACTTTGCTGGATACACTACTCTCCACTCCGATATTTAAGTATGAGCTCCAAACTACAACACTTTCACTCTCATCTCAGTTTCTTTCTAGAGAGGGAAGTATATTTACGCAACACATTCACTCCTCTTTTATTTAACGACAAGACGCTTGGCTTTAACATATCTTCTCAGtaagatttatttattccttGGGAGTTACATGAACAGAAGGGCCTTGCTATTCtaacaacaaaaaagagaggTCACCCACAACATGAGTTCAAGGCAACGATCACAGCTCTTGATCGGAGTAAAATAAACTCAATCCAAGAGATGGGCATCGTCTTAAAAATGCCCATTTTAAATTACATGTTACACGATATAACACAGATAAAGGTAATTAAAGACTCAGTTTAGAGAACTCCTTGActcaaagaagaaaagatacccacacaagaaaatcatccaaaaataGCCCTAGAATTAACGGTAATACATGAGCTGCTGAGCTGCTGCCAAACTGTTAGGATATCCATCATACAGAGCTTGGGACCCGCTGGAGCTCAAGCCCATTGAAGCTGCAGATAGGCCATGCTGTCCGGTCAGCTGTAAAAGAGCTTGGCCTGAAAGGCCAGATGCAGCTGCCTGGCTTAAGGCGAGTTCGCGCTGGTAGGCCAACAAATCAGCTGCAGAGTAGCCTTGGTTTATACCAGTTGATGGAGCGATCTGATATGGTTGAgctggaggtggaggtggaggtggcaATGGATTTGAAGCTGTTCCAGGAGGGGTTGGCTTGCTGCCCCATGAGCACTACACAATACAGCACCAATGTTGACATGATAAGAACTAATaggcaaaagaaaaaagaaaacccgtCAAGTAATATCATGTCTGACCTTCATAGGCTTTCCACAAACTATCTTTCCATTGCCCATTTGAATGGCGAAGGCTGCTTCTTCATGAGTGTTGTATCTAACAAATCCAAAACCTTTATCTCTCTGGACACGCACCTCCTCAATTACTCCAGCCCCAAGGGCATGAAAATTACTATGCAACACAGCTTGAGTAACCTGATCGAACAGACCAAATTGTCAACCAGAAAGTACAGAGCCAAGGAGCCAACATTTAACTCACTTccatttgaaaaggaaaaggagagagagagagatagagaccAAAAGAAGTTAAAGAAAACTCCACAGGAAACcaataattttcaaaaccaGAACTTCCTAAAAcactttttataatttgagaATGTCTTGACAATGATATAACAGTCCCTATAGCACCATAAAAAGTTTATGTTAGCTTAAGAAATGCGATATTGGAGATCAAAGTTTCCTCTTGCAAGATAACAAAAAAGGGTTCAGCCTAAACATGTAGAAAGCAGTACAATAAATATATTCCTTTATTCATCCTCCAGTTACCACATGAGAAAGATTGCCGACATAGACAGTGGTATAGGCAGGATTGTTTTCAGGAGCCTCCTCATTAGTGTTTTCCTGACTTCCTGCTTCCCGAGATACAAAAGCAAAGCTCTGTCAGCATTCAACTCTCCAAGCACACATTTACAAAAGATATCTATTTTAATAACTCAATACTAAGGAAGTAGCTCAACTCAAATTCAGAACTCTTTTGAGtggaaaaattgaatttaatactGATTGTAGCTGAAGAAAATTATGCCAAAAAGAAGATCAAAGAGAGCTTATGATAAGCCAAACTGAAtgcaataatgaaaaaaaagaaaaacagaaaaaacactTCAGTCCACTTCATGAAAACAGGGACTGGGCAAAACACTTTAGGAACTTGAAATGAGCTAGTCACCTATCTATGCATGCTTGTTAAGTAGCAAATACCTATGAACCATGGGTGCTGATATGAAATACAGAAATAATACAGTTCTTAATTATTAAAGTCATTTGCCATTATCTCAAGTGGCATCGGATTGAATCCCGTTCATACTTGATACAGAAAGGACcaaaggagagagagaactaACCCCATCTAGGAACTACCTAAGGCTCAAAGACCTTCTAGATTAAGCAAAGAAATGTTATTTTACATAATCCGGGCTGAATTACAAGAAAACGGTACCTGAAGATCCATTAGTAAGTACAACTGCATTTTGGTTATCACTGTTTTGCTTATCTTCATTGGAACCAACACCTTTAGTTGCCCAATTGCATCTTATCTGCCTGTTTCCAAGCCATTTACCTATAGTTCAGAATGAGACTCATCAAAATTCTGCACTAATTGTTCCCAGATGACTCAGAATAGCAAAACCAAGCAACCAAGGATGAAAGTTATATGCCTGACCAGTTAAGTCATTAATCGCACTTTGTGCCTCCTGCAGATCAGAATTACAGTAAATTAGTTTATGGCTGAAGCAAATTCTTAAGAAATTTCAGTTAACATCCAAATGGAAGAATCACAAGATAAGAGTATCCATGCCACTGGATGTCTAAGTCATTCTTCAATTTGTTCTTGGAAAACCAATCagtatttaataagaaaaacagTGCAAATggatttatcaaaaaataaaaagaaaaataaaaacaaagaatttcaCTATGAATCTTTATACCTCCAAATAAACTGGAAAAGTACAAACATTCTAGAAGAGTCCTCAATATCTCAATGTCCAAGCAAAACATTGTTAACCATAAAATCTTCAATTCCCAAACAAGTTAATACATTGTGTAACAAGTTCATAAAGTATAAAAGGAATTAGGCAATAAATCCACAACCCTGAAACCATTTTGGAATCACATCAGAAATAGATGGCAATAAAGGGATAACTGCAAAACTAGTTCTTTTCAGTTCACTATCTTGGGCTTTTGTTGAATTGAATAACAAGTTTGATTCAGCAGCTACTGATAACTGGAAAACAGTACCTGCTGATTACGGAATGAAACAAAGCCATATCCTTTTGAGCGTCCAGTTTTGTGATCCCACATGACCCTTGCGTCACTGCAAATGACACACATTATGAAAACAAACATAAGGTTTTTGGTACAAAAACAACAGCCTGGTGTTTTTACACAGCCAAAGAGGATCACAAGACATGAGTAACATAAGAAAGATGGTAGCAGTCTGCTTTAACATGCCAACCAAGATTGTTAACATCAATCATAGAGAAccatttgttgttacaaatactTTTGGAGTTTTAGACAAAATTGCAAGAGCACAGTGTGATTTAGCCATTTACATTTCAATGACAGCTTCCTTTCCCACACGAGTGATTCGTGTTTTGTTCCTCAACAGTGTCCTTAAGTGTTTTAGGATCATGAAATATGTCCCCGGCACTGAATTTAACAACTTTTTAAATGGACAGGTATAATCGGGTATGCATAAAAGTGTCACAAATAGCAAAAGAGCATCATTACCTTTGCCTAATTGTCTTATAGTATTAACACATTTGAAGGTATTGCTTAAAGAATAATACACAAAAAAGTGCAAAATGCCAAATTACAAAATACTTTACAAATACAGGATAACAAGAAACAGAAAGCAAGGAACTTACGAGCAACTAGGAAAGACTGAGAAGCACGCATATAAAGTTGCATCAGTAACCTCTGGACTCAAATCACCAACAAATATGTGGAAATGCCCTGACAAGATGAAAGGATAACCCATCAAAAACCATGAACAAGTAAGGGGCATTGAAAAACAGCTGAAAAAATGAAACTGAAAGTAACCTGATGTGTCCTCTCTTTGGCCGCTGGCATATGCCCAATTCACTTTAAGCGCCTCACCGTAACTGGAAAGTATATTAATAaagtataaaaacataaaatcaatgacatccaaaatgaaaaatgagttcAGACAGAAAACAAGGTAGCACTTAAAACtgagtaagaaaaataaatagagttgTATAGCCTATTTGCAAACCTCAATTACTCAATACAAGACATGCAATCAAATTACTAATTCTACCAATTCTGAATTGGGGGCTTAGTCCAGAAGAGAATGCTTGAAATTAGTAGGATCGGTGGCACAAAGTATACTATTTACAAAGATTTTCTCACATTTGTTCTAGATTGTCCAGTGAATGAATCAATTAGGCTACAGGTACAAAAACGACCAAGTATAATTACGGAGATATGAAAACTTACAGTTGGCGTCCATGCAATGTCATTATTGCAAGTGCTGCAGATGATCGGTCATGGTAGTCCACAAAACCGTATGATGACTGCAATTAGCGCAAACCATCAAACATGTGCAGGTAGCATTATGGAAAAGAATATAAGACAAAGAAAACAGATAAGACCAGCACAAAATCATCCTAAAGAAATACCACATCTAGAAATACAAGTGAATAGTCATCCTCAGACTTTCATGTTAAAGTTTCGTTTTTCCGAGCTCAAATACTATGCGGCAATGCAGAACACTAAAATCATCCTAAAGTTAAGAACTTGAAGAAAATGTCGGAGAATCAAAGGTTAAAAAGCAAAGGGGAGTTGAGTTGAGCATAGCAGTAATGAAAGAAAGGGACCTTATCCTTCCTGATGAGTTTGCATCCAGCAAGAGGGCCGGCAGTGGCGAAAACTTCAGCAAGAAGTTTGTCAGTGACGTTGACATGAATATTTCCAACATAACTATGGGAAGGAAAGACACATAATTAGTAATAGCAATTAGAAAGGTAAAATAAGAGCATGCAAATATCTTTGTATGATTTtcaccataaataaataaaaagataaaagctTTAGCTTTAGGAAGGGAGGGGATTaggttaaaaagaaaataagagaaaaggaagGGGCTTTACACGCTGCgacaagaagaagaatcaaAACCAGGAGGCAGATTCCCACCAGGGATGGGCTCCATCTGCAATACAatacaatatatttattatatgggAAAATGGGAAtccaaacaataaaattttatttcaatcgtataattaatgaattgattaaaaaaagaaggtgaTTGAAGCGGAAAAGAAGcctcaaaacaaataaagattgaaaatttaagaaaaagataGAGGGGGAGAGAGACCTGAGACATAGCAGCGGCGACGAGGGCGGGATGGTGATGCTGATGATACATGTGATGATGTTGCTATTATTTTGTTGAAGCAATGCTTGTTGATGCTCTCTCACCACCACCACGATGACGATTGATCGCcaacaactctctctctctaacctttttttgttgtttgggTCTTGGTTGCTCGGTCTCGGTTTATGTCCCTGAACGCTTTCAGCTTCAGCTACGGTAAAATAACAACCGgtaataatttgtttat includes:
- the LOC118055719 gene encoding RNA-binding protein 208 isoform X1, producing MYHQHHHPALVAAAMSQMEPIPGGNLPPGFDSSSCRSVYVGNIHVNVTDKLLAEVFATAGPLAGCKLIRKDKSSYGFVDYHDRSSAALAIMTLHGRQLYGEALKVNWAYASGQREDTSGHFHIFVGDLSPEVTDATLYACFSVFPSCSDARVMWDHKTGRSKGYGFVSFRNQQEAQSAINDLTGKWLGNRQIRCNWATKGVGSNEDKQNSDNQNAVVLTNGSSAGSQENTNEEAPENNPAYTTVYVGNLSHVVTQAVLHSNFHALGAGVIEEVRVQRDKGFGFVRYNTHEEAAFAIQMGNGKIVCGKPMKCSWGSKPTPPGTASNPLPPPPPPPAQPYQIAPSTGINQGYSAADLLAYQRELALSQAAASGLSGQALLQLTGQHGLSAASMGLSSSGSQALYDGYPNSLAAAQQLMYYR
- the LOC118055719 gene encoding RNA-binding protein 208 isoform X2, which produces MYHQHHHPALVAAAMSQMEPIPGGNLPPGFDSSSCRSVYVGNIHVNVTDKLLAEVFATAGPLAGCKLIRKDKSSYGFVDYHDRSSAALAIMTLHGRQLYGEALKVNWAYASGQREDTSGHFHIFVGDLSPEVTDATLYACFSVFPSCSDARVMWDHKTGRSKGYGFVSFRNQQEAQSAINDLTGKWLGNRQIRCNWATKGVGSNEDKQNSDNQNAVVLTNGSSGSQENTNEEAPENNPAYTTVYVGNLSHVVTQAVLHSNFHALGAGVIEEVRVQRDKGFGFVRYNTHEEAAFAIQMGNGKIVCGKPMKCSWGSKPTPPGTASNPLPPPPPPPAQPYQIAPSTGINQGYSAADLLAYQRELALSQAAASGLSGQALLQLTGQHGLSAASMGLSSSGSQALYDGYPNSLAAAQQLMYYR